ATCGCTTCACCAATTAATCCTGCAAATACAATAGGCTTTCTTCCAACTATGTCTGTCAGATAGGCAAATGGTAATGTGAGGATTAGATAAAAGGCGGACGCTATGAATGTGATGAACGTTGCCTGTGAGTATGGGAAATGCACATATTGTGTTAAGTAAGTTGCTCCATAAACGATGTACGTGTAGGATAGCGGCACACCTGCCAGGAATAGTGCCATAAGGAGCATTAATATATAATGCCCCTTCGTCACCAGTGGCGCTATAGGAACCTTAAGTGTTCTCTTCTGTCTCCTAACTTCATCAAATGCTGGTGTTTCTGTAAGCCTTACCCTTATATAGAAGCCGATCAATGCTATTATAACGCCTAAAATAAATAGTATCCTCCAGCCATATGTTGTAAATGCCTGTTTTGTCATCGTGCTGGAAAAGAGTGTTAATAAACCAGTCGTTAATAAACCGCTTTGAGCCATCTGAACAATACCAACGAAAAACCCACGTCTCTCCCTTGGCGCGAGCTCAGCAACCATTGTTATACCACCACCCCACTCACCACCTAATGAAAAGCCCTGTAATAACCTCAAGGTTACTAATAATGCAGGTGCTAATACACCAACCTCTTGATACGTGGGTAATAAACCCATAAACAAAGATGCAAGCGCCATAAGTATTATAGGGATCATAAACGTATTTCTCCTACCCCACCTATCACCAAGCCAACCAAAGAAAAGTGCACCGATTGATCTCATGATAAATCCAGTACCGAATACCGCAAAATAATAAAGCAATGTTACAGTATACTTTTACTAGGGAAGAAGAGAGGACCTATTACCGTAGCCAAGTAGCCAAACAATGTGAAGTCATAGAACTCTAGAAAAGTTCCGAAAAATGACGCTATTGACGCCTCATAAGCCAGCTTAATTTGTTTTGGCCTCTCTATGTTTTTATCTCTATATCTTATTTATAGGCTTTTCTCTCTATCCAATATAAATTACACGATCCACATCAAAAGAAATAAATAATATCCTATAAGTCTAAAATGAATTTTGATAAAGCAGTGTCATCATCCACCTTGTAATTGAACCCCAAGGCTTTCAAGGGTGTTCTTTAGCATGTTCTTTATTTCGTTAATGTCCACGGGGACTATCGTGCCCTTAGCCGTAGTGAAGTAATACCAATTCATTGAGTGTGAGACACCCTTCATCCTCTTAACCCTCATCCTCCTGACCGGTATGCCTAGGTTCGCCATGTTTTCATCGAATTCCATCTCTATAACGCCATCAAAGACATACTCAATACTATTGAGTAGGTTGTCGATGTCCTCCGTGGTTACATGAGCAACTATGAACGTTACCATGTTGTAGAGTCTTGATGTTGATTTCAACTGCTTAAGCATTGCAATTAAGCCCCTTGGGTCAATATTAATGAGTAGGTCATTAATTGAGTCAATTATTAAGCCACGGGCGCCCCTTGAATAAACGGCCTGGCTAACCTTACTAATTAACTGTCCAGGATCCAACTCAGTAATT
This is a stretch of genomic DNA from Vulcanisaeta moutnovskia 768-28. It encodes these proteins:
- a CDS encoding RAD55 family ATPase, which translates into the protein MDFLRCQVLEDLLPTGFPFGYLVLIRGDLGMGKTLLVKLLAKSVLSNYPLVYVSFDDNPEAVVNDLKDFSNRLFVIDGFSLGDQRRIKTPNVIDAITELDPGQLISKVSQAVYSRGARGLIIDSINDLLINIDPRGLIAMLKQLKSTSRLYNMVTFIVAHVTTEDIDNLLNSIEYVFDGVIEMEFDENMANLGIPVRRMRVKRMKGVSHSMNWYYFTTAKGTIVPVDINEIKNMLKNTLESLGVQLQGG
- a CDS encoding MFS transporter, which codes for MLYYFAVFGTGFIMRSIGALFFGWLGDRWGRRNTFMIPIILMALASLFMGLLPTYQEVGVLAPALLVTLRLLQGFSLGGEWGGGITMVAELAPRERRGFFVGIVQMAQSGLLTTGLLTLFSSTMTKQAFTTYGWRILFILGVIIALIGFYIRVRLTETPAFDEVRRQKRTLKVPIAPLVTKGHYILMLLMALFLAGVPLSYTYIVYGATYLTQYVHFPYSQATFITFIASAFYLILTLPFAYLTDIVGRKPIVFAGLIGEAILVIPFYFFIVRYPIF